Genomic DNA from Marnyiella aurantia:
GCCCGGTAGGACCGGTCTTTATAAAAGAAATCCGTTTCCTTCAGCGTCTCTTCATCGGCAATTATAAAATATTCCATAACCATTCCCGGCGTGCTGTTGAAGATTTCAGTGACGCGGTTGTTAATTTCCGGAACGCTGACCACGCGGAACCAGTCATTCACTTTCAGCAGGGTTTCGTACAGAACTGTAGCTGCCTCACGCTGTTCCGGTGTCAGTCTGGAGTTGCGGGAACTCCTGGCAAGTCCATTTTCCAGTCTCTGGGTTGGTATTCCCTTTACAGTAACCGGCAAATTTTTCTGCTTAACCAGGTTTTTCACTATTGCCAGCTGCTGATAATCCTTCTCGCCAAAATAAGCATTGTCCGGCTGCACCTGCCGCAACAGTTCTTCCACTACAGTGCCCACGCCGTCGAAATGTCCGGGACGGGAGGCTCCTTCCATCTGGTCTTCCAAACCGTCAAAAGAATAATGTTTACTTTTAATTCCCTCAGGGTAGATATCCACTGCTTCCGGCAGGTAAACTGCATGAACGACTCCTGAGTCCTGAAGTTTTTCAAGATCTGCTTCAATAGTGCGTGGGTACTTAGTAAGATCCTCAGGGTTATTAAACTGGGTGGGATTTACAAATATAGAGGATATTATCAGGTCATTTTCTGCTGAAGCTGATTCATAAAGCGCAATATGTCCTTCATGCAGCGCCCCCATTGTAGGCGCAAATCCTATCACTTTTCCCATCTCTCTGTTACGCTCTACAAAAGCTACAAGTGCTGCTTTATTCCTGAATATCTCCATAGTATTTTAGTGTGGAGGTAAATTTATAAAATAATTGGAAAATTTCGGAAGTCTGCCCTGCTAATTTGAATCTGCCTTAAATATAAGGCCAGAACTGTATTAATATGTGTTAATAAAAATGTTTTAACTCAGAAATTTGTAAATTTGCAGAATAACGTGTTTTGAAATTACTCAAAGCTCATACGAAAAGAAATTATGCCCAATCAGAAAATTTTGTACATTACTACCGAAATGTCTCCATATCAGGAAGATAGCAGTATAGCGGCTATGGCCAGCAAAATGGCGCTTAAGATGCATGGTGCCGGAAACGATGTACGGGTATTTATGCCCAGATTTGGAATCATCAGCGAAAGAAAGTTTCAGCTTCATGAAGTTATCCGGCTGTCCGGTATGAACATCATTATAAATGATTTGGACCAGCCACTCATCATTAAAGTAGCCTCTCTGCCAGGCGAAAGACTGCAGGTGTATTTCATTGACAATGAAGAATACTTTAAAAGAAAGACATTCTATAAAGATGATGAAGGACAGAATTACGAAGATAACGGTGAAAGAGCGATCTTCTTTGCACGGGGAGTAATTGAGACCATCAAAAAGCTTAACTGGGTTCCGGATGTGATCCACCTGAACGGATGGATGTCTTCCATGATTCCAATCTATCTGAAAACCTACTACAGGAACGACAACTATTTTAAAGATACCAAAATGGTAATGTCCCTTTATAATGAGGAGAATTTACCTCTTGAAAAGGATTTTGCTGAAAAACTGAAATTCGACAGTATTACAGACTTTGATAAAGCTGAATCGCCTGCTTTCAGAGATGTGGTAGTGGAAAGCCTCAAGTATGTGGACGTGGTTATAAAAGGAGATGAGTTTCTGGACGCCGACCTAAACCAGGCCTTTACTGATACAAAAACACAAAAATCTGAATATCTGGATTCGCAGTCTATTGAAAATATATATTAAACCTGAATTTGATGATAAGTACTATTAAGAACATTACAAAAATCGCTTCTGTAATTGCATTCGGAAGTGTTTTTTTATATAGCTGTGAACCCGAAGCTGATAACCTGGGCGAGCAACTCTTTTCCGGAGCTCAGCTTAATGAGGAGAGCTTTGATATTATTGCCTATAACCTAAATAACAACGACACCATCCGCACGGATGCTTCAGAGCTTAGCCTGGCTCCGCTCGGTGCTTTTTCGGAATCGGCATTTGGTATGCAGAAGGCCGCATATGTCTCGCAGGTAAGACCAATGGAGTATGATCCGGTTTTTGGCGATAATGCTGTGGTAGATTCTGCGGTACTTGTTATCAAACCACTTTATGTCCCGGATTCAGCTACTGTGACTACGGATGATAATTTCCTTTATTCAGAACAGAACATACCGGCAAAGAAAGTGGTCACGTCCTACCCTGTAGTGAAATATGGGAAACATAACCGAGATTTAACGCTTCGTGTTCATGAAGTTACTGATTTCCTAGGCGGTGCCGGCCAGATCAGTTTTTCTGACCGTACGGTTGCCTACGGAACCGAACTTGGCTCAAGGGTGTTTAAAGGTAATGTCAGCTCGTCTGTAATTACCAAAGATTCCGACAATACTAACCTGTGGACAAATGATATAAGCCTCAGGATTCCTATGAGTGCTTCCTTTTTCCAGCAGAAAATTGTGGATATGGAAGGTTCGGCAGAACTGAAAGATGCGGCAAGTTTTATCAGACATTTTCGCGGCGTAAGAATTTCAGTTGATGAAAATGATGGCTACATCTTCAGGTTTACACCTACTAATGCTGAAATCATACTTTATTATAAATATGACAAAGTTGAAAACGGAACAACTACGCGTCCGCAGTTGATGAAGAAATTTACATTGGGAGATCCAAATGTACGTTTCGGTCAGTATACCTACAACAGAACCGATGCGCCGATAAGTGCTGCTCTTGCAACCACAAATCCTGTTTCAGGAGACGCCAGACTGTTTGTTCAGGGTATGGGCGGTCCCGGTTTTGGGTTCAGAATTCCTGATGCTGAAATTGCTGCTCTAAAAGAAAAATTCAGCCAGGACAAAATTGGAATTATGGGCGCCAAAATCCGTGTGTACACAGACGAAACCGTTTGGAACAATAATTACGAGAAACCTACAGCATTTGTGTTCCTGCAAAAAGACGCTACAGGCTTCCTGCCGGAAGTCAGTGCACTTACTGCAGCACCAAATTTCAGTCTGGTAAATGCATTTGACCTGAAAAAGAATCCCGCTTATTACGAATTCACTGTAACCAAATCACTGAAGGATATCGTAGAAGCTGAAGCTGCAAATAAAGATTTTGTTGTTAATGCAGGAGCATTTAAATCCAATGAAGCTAACCAACTGATGGGTTACAAAGCCGATACCAGGTCTTTTGTACCGAACAGAGTAGTATTGGTAGGTACAGATGCAAGCCGTGCCAACAGAATCCAGCTCAAAGTAATTTACGGAACCAAATAATAAAAAAAAACTAATAACTATGTGTGGAATTGTAGGATATACAGGATTTCAGGATGCTTATTCTGTAGTGATCAACGGTTTGCGTAGACTCGAATACAGAGGATACGACAGCGCTGGAATCGTACTGGACGGAGATTCATCTTTTAAATTGGCCAAGACCAAAGGTAAGGTAGATGATCTGGTGGCTGTCTCTGAAAACCTGAAAGGTACAGCAACGATCGGCATGGGGCATACCCGTTGGGCTACACATGGTGTGCCCAGTGACCGGAACAGTCATCCCCATTTGTCCAATAACGGAAAAATTGCACTTGTTCATAACGGAATCATAGAAAACTATGATACCATTAAGACCATGCTTACCGAAAAAGGCTTTGTTTTTCATTCGGAAACCGATACTGAAGTGCTTGTAAACCTTATCCAGTATTTTATGGATGTGGATGCCGCTATAGATTTCCCTACTGCAGTGCGTTATGCCCTGAATGAGGTATATGGAGCCTACGCTATTACAGTTATGCACGATGATTTCCCCGGAGTGCTTGTTGTAGGCCGTCTCGGTTCTCCACTTGCCATCGGTCTTGGCGACAAGGAATACTTTATTGCCTCTGATGCATCACCTTTTGTGGAGTTTACTAAAGACGCCATTTATCTGGAGGAGGGTCATATGGCCATCATATCTTTGGAGAATGGTGTAGATATCAGATCAATAACTGATAATGTTAAAGTTGTACCTGCAATCCAGGAGTTGAAGTTAAGTCTTGAACAGATTGAAAAGGGCGGTTATGAGCATTTTATGCTGAAGGAAATTTTTGAGCAGCCGAAGTCTGTACACGATACAATGCGGGGCAGGCTTTTGGTGGAAGAAGGCATTATAAAAATGGCCGGTATTTTTGATCATCTTGAAAGGTTCAACAACGCGGGCAGGATCATCATTATAGCATGTGGTACCTCGTGGCATGCAGGTCTTATAGGTGAGTATCTTATTGAAGAGTTTGCCAGAGTGAATGTGGAAGTTGAATACGCTTCTGAGTTCAGATACCGAAATCCTATCATCACTGAGAAGGATGTCGTGATAGCCATCTCGCAGTCCGGCGAAACTGCTGATACAATGGCAGCACTTAAACTTGCGAAAGAGAAAGGAGCTTTTATCTATGGAATCTGTAACGTAGTGGATTCTTCTATCGCCCGTATAACAGATGCCGGTTCCTATACACACGCGGGACCAGAGATCGGGGTAGCATCTACCAAGGCATTTACAGCACAGCTTACAGTGTTATCCCTAATTGCTCTGAAACTGGGCAAACACAACGGTGCACTGAGCAACTCCGAGTTCATGAGCCTTATTACGGAACTGGACCTGCTGCCTAAGAAAATTGAGGAAGCCCTTCAAAGCACTCACGATATCACTAAAGAAATTGCAAAAGATTTTGTAGAAACTCAAAACTTCCTTTATCTTGGTCGTGGATATAATTTCCCATCCGCATTGGAAGGTGCTCTTAAACTGAAGGAGATCTCCTATATTCATGCAGAAGGTTATCCGGCAGCAGAAATGAAGCACGGACCAATTGCTCTTATTGACGAGAATATGCCAATCGTAATCATCGCTCCCAAGAAGGGTCATTATGACAAACTTGTGAGTAATGTGCAGGAAATTAAGGCACGTAAAGGAAAAGTAATTGCTGTTGT
This window encodes:
- the panC gene encoding pantoate--beta-alanine ligase → MEIFRNKAALVAFVERNREMGKVIGFAPTMGALHEGHIALYESASAENDLIISSIFVNPTQFNNPEDLTKYPRTIEADLEKLQDSGVVHAVYLPEAVDIYPEGIKSKHYSFDGLEDQMEGASRPGHFDGVGTVVEELLRQVQPDNAYFGEKDYQQLAIVKNLVKQKNLPVTVKGIPTQRLENGLARSSRNSRLTPEQREAATVLYETLLKVNDWFRVVSVPEINNRVTEIFNSTPGMVMEYFIIADEETLKETDFFYKDRSYRAFLVVFVGNVRLIDNLHLD
- a CDS encoding glycogen/starch synthase, whose amino-acid sequence is MPNQKILYITTEMSPYQEDSSIAAMASKMALKMHGAGNDVRVFMPRFGIISERKFQLHEVIRLSGMNIIINDLDQPLIIKVASLPGERLQVYFIDNEEYFKRKTFYKDDEGQNYEDNGERAIFFARGVIETIKKLNWVPDVIHLNGWMSSMIPIYLKTYYRNDNYFKDTKMVMSLYNEENLPLEKDFAEKLKFDSITDFDKAESPAFRDVVVESLKYVDVVIKGDEFLDADLNQAFTDTKTQKSEYLDSQSIENIY
- the glmS gene encoding glutamine--fructose-6-phosphate transaminase (isomerizing); amino-acid sequence: MCGIVGYTGFQDAYSVVINGLRRLEYRGYDSAGIVLDGDSSFKLAKTKGKVDDLVAVSENLKGTATIGMGHTRWATHGVPSDRNSHPHLSNNGKIALVHNGIIENYDTIKTMLTEKGFVFHSETDTEVLVNLIQYFMDVDAAIDFPTAVRYALNEVYGAYAITVMHDDFPGVLVVGRLGSPLAIGLGDKEYFIASDASPFVEFTKDAIYLEEGHMAIISLENGVDIRSITDNVKVVPAIQELKLSLEQIEKGGYEHFMLKEIFEQPKSVHDTMRGRLLVEEGIIKMAGIFDHLERFNNAGRIIIIACGTSWHAGLIGEYLIEEFARVNVEVEYASEFRYRNPIITEKDVVIAISQSGETADTMAALKLAKEKGAFIYGICNVVDSSIARITDAGSYTHAGPEIGVASTKAFTAQLTVLSLIALKLGKHNGALSNSEFMSLITELDLLPKKIEEALQSTHDITKEIAKDFVETQNFLYLGRGYNFPSALEGALKLKEISYIHAEGYPAAEMKHGPIALIDENMPIVIIAPKKGHYDKLVSNVQEIKARKGKVIAVVNKGDQQVSAMADYVIEIPETSECFSPIIAAIPLQLLAYYIAVYRGANVDQPRNLAKSVTVE
- a CDS encoding DUF4270 family protein yields the protein MISTIKNITKIASVIAFGSVFLYSCEPEADNLGEQLFSGAQLNEESFDIIAYNLNNNDTIRTDASELSLAPLGAFSESAFGMQKAAYVSQVRPMEYDPVFGDNAVVDSAVLVIKPLYVPDSATVTTDDNFLYSEQNIPAKKVVTSYPVVKYGKHNRDLTLRVHEVTDFLGGAGQISFSDRTVAYGTELGSRVFKGNVSSSVITKDSDNTNLWTNDISLRIPMSASFFQQKIVDMEGSAELKDAASFIRHFRGVRISVDENDGYIFRFTPTNAEIILYYKYDKVENGTTTRPQLMKKFTLGDPNVRFGQYTYNRTDAPISAALATTNPVSGDARLFVQGMGGPGFGFRIPDAEIAALKEKFSQDKIGIMGAKIRVYTDETVWNNNYEKPTAFVFLQKDATGFLPEVSALTAAPNFSLVNAFDLKKNPAYYEFTVTKSLKDIVEAEAANKDFVVNAGAFKSNEANQLMGYKADTRSFVPNRVVLVGTDASRANRIQLKVIYGTK